From one Liolophura sinensis isolate JHLJ2023 chromosome 10, CUHK_Ljap_v2, whole genome shotgun sequence genomic stretch:
- the LOC135476290 gene encoding uncharacterized protein LOC135476290 — translation MSKDPGKDLTGKKAQYYVEYLGWRPCRGLEGREFTEPIVQDLLCRRHTGHLPKLTIQISKKDIKVSREVTEDGKKKKIKTIKYPSIPSRDVTFATQALEPNNDVVACTYLGFNPKTSSYVHVHVYRCDSPHTARTFVHHLNSITSLPEHRKRLEKIEQDLLSKNAIDVPYPTYDAVPNGPHGRFNPYPGARNPRMESSATSAGTNERSPTGSDDLDADLVSLKDVKPFDSIADELKQRLNVKAAPLLLPPADYDTVSRARGNLDEAQKRRTRNPIIVGEGGLEKSDPQNGSTGSDEVETPDSDKGDDHQFPSEGFYLYPPRSPRDFQNEPASPRGNVFSQAASSPRTPRQGLVPQHGRQLSNSSTHSHHSNGSGSYQPNGMYDSRERLASDRLSGFSNSSNSHRDLSVMDEPRSDYARRDLLHDEVLLRQKDIYQRGPHLTNSMPNDVLRREMAAVADRDSYPRHSGHSGYPDRFSPRQPASPRPGDFAVRKVNSMYR, via the coding sequence ATGTCCAAGGATCCGGGAAAAGATTTAACGGGGAAGAAAGCCCAGTATTATGTGGAATACTTGGGATGGCGACCTTGCCGAGGTCTGGAAGGACGAGAGTTTACGGAACCCATTGTCCAAGATTTATTATGTAGGCGCCACACCGGGCATCTACCAAAGCTGACCATCCAAATAAGTAAAAAAGATATCAAAGTTAGCAGAGAAGTCACCGAAGACggtaagaaaaagaaaatcaaaaccaTCAAGTACCCGTCTATTCCTTCCAGGGATGTGACGTTTGCCACACAGGCATTGGAGCCGAACAATGACGTTGTTGCGTGTACCTACCTTGGTTTCAATCCAAAAACCTCCAGCTATGTCCATGTCCACGTGTACCGCTGTGACTCCCCACATACAGCGAGGACATTTGTCCATCATCTAAATTCTATCACCAGCCTTCCCGAGCACAGGAAGCGACTGGAGAAAATCGAGCAGGACCTTCTGAGCAAGAACGCCATCGACGTCCCGTATCCGACATATGACGCCGTCCCAAACGGCCCCCATGGAAGATTTAACCCCTACCCTGGGGCCAGAAACCCCCGCATGGAGAGCTCTGCCACCAGTGCTGGCACCAACGAACGGTCGCCAACGGGCAGCGATGATCTTGACGCTGACCTTGTTAGTTTAAAGGACGTCAAGCCGTTTGACTCCATTGCCGACGAGTTGAAACAGAGGCTGAACGTGAAAGCTGCTCCTCTTCTCCTCCCCCCGGCCGACTACGACACAGTCAGCAGAGCCAGAGGAAATCTGGACGAGGCCCAGAAACGCCGAACTCGAAATCCCATAATCGTCGGGGAAGGTGGGTTGGAGAAATCAGATCCACAGAACGGATCCACCGGAAGTGATGAAGTAGAAACGCCCGATAGTGACAAAGGAGATGACCACCAGTTTCCGAGTGAAGGCTTCTATCTGTATCCTCCGAGATCACCACGCGATTTCCAAAACGAGCCTGCCAGCCCCAGAGGCAATGTCTTCAGCCAAGCTGCAAGCAGTCCCAGGACACCTCGCCAAGGCTTGGTCCCACAACACGGGCGGCAACTCTCTAATTCTTCAACGCACAGTCACCATAGTAACGGATCTGGTTCCTACCAACCAAACGGAATGTATGATTCCAGAGAGCGATTGGCTTCCGATCGCCTCAGTGGCTTTTCAAATAGTTCAAATTCTCACAGAGACTTAAGTGTAATGGATGAACCAAGATCGGATTACGCAAGAAGAGACCTGCTCCATGATGAGGTTTTACTGCGACAAAAGGACATTTATCAGAGAGGTCCACATTTGACCAATAGCATGCCTAATGACGTTCTGCGTCGGGAAATGGCGGCCGTTGCTGACAGGGACAGCTATCCGCGTCACAGCGGTCATTCGGGTTATCCCGATCGTTTCTCTCCTCGCCAACCTGCCTCTCCTCGACCCGGTGACTTCGCTGTTCGGAAGGTCAACTCTATGTATAGGTGA